AAGTGTCTTGCACCTTCCAGTTATCTGGTTCATCCAGTCCATTAGACCTTTTCAGCCAGAATCTGTGAACAAACAGGGTGGATGGAGTAAACATAATGCACCATGATGTAGACATGCTCTGTATGGAAGATGATGAACAGTTATACTACATATCTGTTGGTCTCTCAGTTCACTGAAGAAGGGGCAGCAGCACAACAACAATTCTGCATCTGCAATGACAGTGAGGCTGTTTTGTGTCAAACCTACAGCCAGCATAGTCTTTGTGCTGCGTCTGACTGACAAGCACAAGTTTGTTGTGCTTACATGTGTAACCATGAGAATAGCCGGGCAGTAGCAGCGCTGAACTACTGCTGAACAGTACAACCAGATTCTATACATTTGAATGTAGCACTTCATGTTTACATCATTGTTCATGGAACAGTATGTAGACTATTGACACATATAAGTAAGTGTTATGTGGTTGTGTTGAGAACGCGTGAGGCATGTCTTACACTGCTCCAGTCTCATTGAGAGGTGTGCTGTCCAGCCAAAtccactgtccctctgtctccaggtcactCAGTCCCATCCAGTAGACATTCTCAATGGCACTTTGGGATAGAAAATTCTAATGGGAAacatcacagatatttattcctAAATGGTATAACTATATGGAAAAAGCTCAAACCATCTTTATGCTTTTttacaaaacagaaaaataacatGCACCAACTTCAAAGAACATATTCAGCAATGTATcaaatttacaaaaaataaaccTCATGAAAAATAAGAGACAATACCTTCATTAAAGGATGCTTTGGTAATCACGCTATTGAAAGTTTATTCCAAGTTCGTCATAAAAAGTGCGAATTTGTTCTGATAAAATGCATGAAGGTATATCCAGAATAGGTCAATAAAATGCATGCAATGATAGAAAAAACACCCTTTTACCTCACCTGTTCTTCTTGATTGTTCACAATGGCCAGATGCCCCCCTAATGTGATGCAGTGATCTCGACTCTGACTCCAGGTCTTAttagtggaggagaagaggtagcACTTCCCACTGTTGTAAGCCCAGCCATCAGGACAGACCCTACAACCAGAGgtggctacaaacacacatgacgaCACTGATCACTGGGTAGTGCTGTCACCATGTTTCACCGATGCAGCCTTTTGAGTACTGTGTAACATCATGTCAAACACCATGCTGTTTGCATTCAATGAAAGTACAAGTTAGCAATTGTCGCTAAAAGTTCCCTTCTTAAACTTTCTGGGGGAGGTGGAAAGTTCTTTCTATGCTTGTTTCACATTTGACTAAATGCATAATCTCATTTTAAACTTACCATCAAAAGACATTTGGAGGGTCAACAAATGTCTGTGCTTGACAAGCAGTTCCTCTACCCCTGCAGTTAAAtctatgaaaaataaaaaataaaccaacGAGGTCAGAGAGTGTAACATCAAAAAGAAATTGCAGAAGTCAATAAAACACTCAGTTCAGCTCAGCTTCTACATAAATGGAAGAAATCGAATAATGTCAGTTAAAACACATCAAAATGATGATTCAACAAATCCCATGATATACTGTAAGTGTTAATTAGAATACTTATAGTCCAAATATGTAGCTAAATCTCACACGCTCATCATTTCCAGTTTAGTAACTCCACATATTTCATCTGCCTCTGTGTTTTCCCCAAACAGAACACCTGACTGGTGGTGGCATGTTTCCTTAATTCAGACACACAACAGCTTATATAGCATCCATTGTAACTTATTTGTTCATCATGTTCTTGTCGTGGACACATTTTCTATGATTAACATTTCATCTGGGAAGGCATCATAATACTTAATATTTTCATACTATATATATTAACATAGTATCGCATTCCattaaaacaattttttttctaatttaaCATCGAAACGGATAGTTTCAGGAAGTGGTGTCAGGAATTCCCCAGCAGTTTCCAGTAAAATTTGTTAATGAACAAAACATTAGTCAAAGTGCAGCAGGCAAGATCACATGTACGTATCTCAAAGGGACATATTGAAAATGAATATgtaacttgaacttgaacataaTGTCCTTCAACATGCACAGTAGGTCATtcaatatataaaacatatttgtttttctatGTTACTGTGCATGAAAGGGGCCACAattatgtgtgttaacacatCAGATGTATTAGAGAAAAATGAACATTTACAGTATCCAGTCAATCTCACCAGTGGTATTCAAGGTTGCTGACAAATTCTTGTTCAGTGCTTCTATCAGGTCAAGCTTAGTCTGTGCATTGGAATCTGCCAAAGAACACATActtttacattatttatttaagcaTTGTAGAAAAACCTGTGGACCTGTAGATCAGAGTTGTACCATGGAGAACaactacacaacaacaacaaacgtAAACCCAGAGActttacatacatactgtatgtaagcATTGTGGGGACACCTTTGGACCTGAGTGAATATGTAGACAGACTCACCATAGTATACTATCACAACAAAGGTGACAAAAGTGGAGAGAAAAGAGTTATGAGGGAACGCTAACAGGTGAACATGTACAGAAACTCACAAAGGTGAGCCACCGCAACAAAACCAGCCAGAGTGAAAAGCAGGCAGACGCTAAGAGCCAGAGACAGCAGAAGAAGTCctctggatgtggagacgtttCCTTTACTGCCACTGGGCTGCTGAGTCAGACATGAATCTGTGGTTGTGGAAGGAGAAAGATCAATAACATCTGTTCTCAGCCAAAGAAGCAATGATTTGAGCGAATTATCAATGAACAGCAAAATTAACTGTAATCAAACAATGTCTGAAACATTTGCCGAAAATGTGTTCCATTTTAATCCACATTTGGCATATGTCCTACAGCCACCTATtaacagaaaacaaatgaattcTCTAAATACTAAAGCTAATCCATTCAGTTTTCCTATAGGCTACCTAATCATAAATGAGAGAGCAAATGAATGAGTGCTACCTGAAATTACTTACAGTGCGGTGACTTATGGCAGTCAGGAGAATCTGCCCCCTTTCCCATTTCAGGCAAAATAACATTCCCACAGACATGGTCCATTATCACATAGCTAGTCGGTCTGCTACTAAGAGTCAGCTCAAGAGCTCATTTACTGAGTGAGAATGAACTTCTGTAGATGCCTAGTGTTATGAGGAGATAGGAGCATGTCACATGACATTTTTGTCACAGGCAAAGAGCTTCAGAGCACCCAAACCTTGAACACAGACTGCGTGACAGACGACATGGTTCCACAGATCACAAAACAGATCTCCTCTGTTTGCAAAGATCCgctgaacccacacacaaagatcCTGTGGAAATCAAGCAATGTCTGCATTCATGCACTATCTGCAATCTCTGCAGGATCATTTCGATCAGGTGCTTCAGTTTATATGTCAGCAGACTCAATGGTAGAGCCTGTTCTAATCAACGCATGATCAccgtgatcatgtgtgtgtattccaacAATTATGATAGATTTAACTATGATAGAGTTGCTACGTCTCCATACTGGACAAGACAGtgaacatattgaagacatttcttctcctctgttaATTGAATAATTGACAACTGATTGTGCTCCCAATTATTGCTCAtgcatttcaggtgtgtgtgtcatgtgactgtctATAAAAGCTGATGCACCTGCACAAAATAAAGTGATTGAGTGTTCTCTGAACTTGCATCCAGTCTCGGTATGTTATTTGTCCTCCCAAAGTTTATATAGATTGAGTTTGTATATCTAGCAGTCAAGCTCTGTTTaacaggttatgggcccagaTGCGTTTGACGTTTGTGTGCAGAGATATCCAATGTGAGTAGCCACCGAGAGACATTTGTTTGTATGCGCGTTTGAATGCGTGTCTCACGGATTGTAGTGCCAGCACCATGAGCGAACGTACAAGTTCACGTTGG
This genomic window from Clupea harengus unplaced genomic scaffold, Ch_v2.0.2, whole genome shotgun sequence contains:
- the LOC122132164 gene encoding CD209 antigen-like protein E, whose amino-acid sequence is MDHVCGNVILPEMGKGADSPDCHKSPHYSCLTQQPSGSKGNVSTSRGLLLLSLALSVCLLFTLAGFVAVAHLYSNAQTKLDLIEALNKNLSATLNTTDLTAGVEELLVKHRHLLTLQMSFDATSGCRVCPDGWAYNSGKCYLFSSTNKTWSQSRDHCITLGGHLAIVNNQEEQNFLSQSAIENVYWMGLSDLETEGQWIWLDSTPLNETGAVFWLKRSNGLDEPDNWKVQDTSGENCGLVSKMGDWRDNSCKNLWKFVCETTATDWIGLD